The DNA sequence AAAGGAAAAGAAGAATATTCTTCAATATACAATACTATCCTCGATGAAGAAAAATAAGCGGATTTTAGGCAGATAGGTTAGTTATGTCCGACACCTTAAAAGACCGGCGATTTAAAATCTGGATAGCCTTTTTAACTTTCTTGTCGGGTTTTATAAATGTAGGAGCAATCCGCAGTTTTTCTTTGCCTGTAAGTCATCATACGGGGAATGTAAGTCATCTTGCCATTTCAATTGCACACAAAAACATAGCGGAAGTTTTTATAATCTGTTCGGCGATTCTTGCTTTTTTTGCGGGAGCTTTTTTTTCGGGACTTTTATTCCACCAAAGAAAATTCGGATTAAAGAAAAGATACGGCATTTTGCTGATGGGCCTGGCTATGATATTTTTAAGTTTGGCATTGCTTAAAACACCCCAAATCCTCAAAGTATCTGCCCTAAGCTTCGCAGCAGGAGTTCAAAACGCCATGTTTATCTTCTATGGAGACATCCTTGTAAGAACCACCCACATAACAGGCTACCTTACAGACGCAGCCTTTGCCCTAGCTATGTGCCTTAGGGGCAAAAAAGACAAATTCCGATTTTTTTTGTTTTACAGCCTCAATATTCTTTTTTTCTTAGCCGGAGGAATTATAGCAGGCCTCATCAAAATCAGCTCATTTTTTATAGTTTCGGCCTGTCTTTATCTTATTGCGGGTCTTTACTATTTTATGATGAGGAAAAAGGGAAATAAAAATATCTCTATAACAAAACCGGTTCAATGAGTACCAAATTAAGGCCGGAAATCTGTCTAAAACTTTTATCTGCAGTAATTAGGGGAAGGTCATAAGCTATTGCTGTAGCTGCAATAATAGCATCAGGAAGTTTTATTTTACAAATGCGGCGTAACATAATCGCATGATTTTTTATTTTTTCCGATAATTCTAAAACAATACAATCATTTATAAAAGACCTTATACATTTTTCATCAGCATCCGTCATGCCGGAAAAAGAAAGTATTTCCATTTCCGAAATAATTGAGATACCCAGCCTTTTTGAAATATACGGCTTCATGCATAGATTACCTGAAAGCAGATAAATAATAGCATTTGTATCTGCTATGTAATCAATTCCATTCATTACGCATTTCCTTCTGTATTTCAAGTGCATCTTTATTTATTTTTATACTTCCAAAATATTTAGATAAATCATTATGTTTAGTCTCATACATATTTTTTTTGTGACGGTATAGCAAATAACCAATATACTCCTCAATATCTGCAAGACATTCATTAGGAACAGATTTTATCTGTTCAAATATTGTTTCATAGATCATACTTGCCTCCCTATTGGAACTATATATTTTATTATAACAAAAATCTTACTATTTTTCCATGTTTTGTCAAATAAATATGAGTATTTTTTAGTCTCTTAAATAATCTTAAATCCGTTTGATTTTCCGGTATTATAAGAAGTCCAAAACCACCCTTTTGAGCAAAAGGACTTATCAACATAAACGGCTTTATATTTCCTCTATTTTTTCCTTTAAGGCCTTTTCGACTATGGGAGGAACCATACCTGAAAGATTTCCGCCAAAGGCTGCCAATTCTTTTATGGAGCTTGAACGCAATACAAAGTACTTTGTGTCGGGAACCATAAAAACGGTTTCTATCTTTTGGTTTAAACCCTTATTCATAACGGCTAGATCGAATTCATAGGAAAAATCGGAAACATTCCGAACACCGCGGATTAAAACATTGGCGCCGATTTTTTCGGCATAGTTTACTATCAGAGAATTCCAAGTATTTACAAAAACATTATCCCATTTTTGGGTCAGTTCTTCCATCATATGTTTACGCTCTTCACCCGAAAACAAATAGTTTTTATTGTTATTTACTGCGATTACTACATGTACTTCGGTGAATATCTTTTGAGCTCGTTCAATTACGTTTAAATGCCCAAAGGTGGGCGGATCAAAGGACCCTGCAAAAACAGCTTTTACCATTGGTCGACTCTAACATATTATAGCACCTTTAATCAAGCAGACAGGAAAAAGATAGAAATTAGGCTACAACAATCTCTGATGTATTATACTCATAGCTATTTTCATACATATATTCAGGAGAACAATCAATTTGTCCATCATTCCAAGTAACAATTCCATATTTTAACACAGGATTTTCATAAATTTCAGGTCTACTTAAAGGTTCAAAAACTTCTCCTTTCAAAATAGTTGAATCAAAAAGGCGGATTTGATTATTAGAGAATTTTATCATATAAACTCCGCTGTACATGTGTTTTATCTCGAGTACAGTAAGCATCGGCTCCGGATTATCTGAATATACAATTCCATTTTCTTCGTGCATTGCAAAACCTCCTTATTTAGGAATCTATTTTATCAAAATGCTTATTTTGAACAGCAAGATTCCATGCTGCGTATGCTTTTTCTTCATTTCTTTTAAGCCAATTCTGAACTGATTTTAACTGCTTTGCAGGCATTTCGCCGGCCAAAATTGTTCCATCAATAGCAACAGAAGCTCTAAATTCTCCATAGAAAACATGAACATGAGGTTTATTATGGTATTTTATATCATTGAACATTAGATATATTACAATGCCATCAAAACGTTTTAATTCAGGCATTTATAAACCTCCATTTATTTTGAATATAATTTCAACTCTATTGGCCTACTTTAACATATTATAGCATATTTAATCAAGCAGACAAAGAATATTTTAATCGTAGTTATGAGAAAAAATCAAGGTGTATTTATTGATGTTGATTGTTGAATTTTCCAAGGTATAATTTAACTTGCCGGGTTGAAGCGAGCCTTAGGTTTTATTTCCATAACAGAATAACTGCCGAATGCCGTCAAAGATAAGGGCATCATCAGTTCTCTTGAATTTTTCCGAGTATTTAATTATACTTCCGCCATGAAGTGCGAAATAAATAATATATTGATTGAAAAAACAAAGACCTTTCTAAAAAGAAAATTCGATGAGAGTAAATATTTAAGCGGACATCCCGAAGAAAAAGCATACCGGCTTGAACATTCTTACCGCGTTGCAAATATCGGCAAAGCGATAGCCGAAAAAGAAGATTTTTCCGTTACGGAAATGATAATTGCCTGTCTTCTCCATGATGTTTCTTACTGCGAAGAATTCTGCGGCAAAGAGGGTTGGCTTAACCATGGACGTAATGCGGCAAAAATTGCCCGGCCTTTTCTTAAAGAATTGGGATTACCTGAAGATAGGATTAACGATATATGCTACGGAATAGCGATCCATGTAGATGATAAAGCCGATTTTGACGGAGAGCGCACCCCATTTGCTCTAACGGTAGGAGATGCGGATAATATTGACAGATTCGATGTGTATAGGATTTATGAAACTCTGCATAACAACAATTTTAAAGATATGAATATTTCGCTCAAAAAAGATTATGTTGAAAAGAGACTCAATGAGCTTTACAAATTGTTAAACATGGAACTGGGAACAAAATCTGCACAAGAACTATGGAAAGAGAGGCTCGTATTTTATATTGAGTTTTACGAAAAACTAAAAGAGCAATTAAAAATAAGCGAGGATGTGTTTTAATCGATATGTATTGCCATTGATACAAAACCCAATGCGAAAATCTTGCTAAAAATCCGATATTGTGCTATTATATGCAAATGATGAAAAGAAAATTTATACGGAAACTTTGTTGTTTTACTCTCATTTTAACGATTTTTCAAGGCTATACTCAAGGTTTTGCCCAAGAAAATGACAAGTCAATTAAAGAAATACGAACCGAGGCCATGGATTTTTATCGAAACGAAATCTCGGCGGCCTCAATAAACGAAATATCCGGCGAAAATTTAGGAGTTTGGCAGGATGTGCTTAATGCCTCGCTTTTTATGCTCATAAGAAATAACGAGCTTTATCGAGGCAGAATGCGCCTTATAATTGAAGAAAGTCAA is a window from the Treponema denticola genome containing:
- a CDS encoding YoaK family protein, with the translated sequence MSDTLKDRRFKIWIAFLTFLSGFINVGAIRSFSLPVSHHTGNVSHLAISIAHKNIAEVFIICSAILAFFAGAFFSGLLFHQRKFGLKKRYGILLMGLAMIFLSLALLKTPQILKVSALSFAAGVQNAMFIFYGDILVRTTHITGYLTDAAFALAMCLRGKKDKFRFFLFYSLNILFFLAGGIIAGLIKISSFFIVSACLYLIAGLYYFMMRKKGNKNISITKPVQ
- a CDS encoding PIN domain-containing protein; translated protein: MNGIDYIADTNAIIYLLSGNLCMKPYISKRLGISIISEMEILSFSGMTDADEKCIRSFINDCIVLELSEKIKNHAIMLRRICKIKLPDAIIAATAIAYDLPLITADKSFRQISGLNLVLIEPVLL
- the coaD gene encoding pantetheine-phosphate adenylyltransferase; the protein is MVKAVFAGSFDPPTFGHLNVIERAQKIFTEVHVVIAVNNNKNYLFSGEERKHMMEELTQKWDNVFVNTWNSLIVNYAEKIGANVLIRGVRNVSDFSYEFDLAVMNKGLNQKIETVFMVPDTKYFVLRSSSIKELAAFGGNLSGMVPPIVEKALKEKIEEI
- a CDS encoding DUF2442 domain-containing protein, whose translation is MHEENGIVYSDNPEPMLTVLEIKHMYSGVYMIKFSNNQIRLFDSTILKGEVFEPLSRPEIYENPVLKYGIVTWNDGQIDCSPEYMYENSYEYNTSEIVVA
- a CDS encoding DUF4160 domain-containing protein codes for the protein MPELKRFDGIVIYLMFNDIKYHNKPHVHVFYGEFRASVAIDGTILAGEMPAKQLKSVQNWLKRNEEKAYAAWNLAVQNKHFDKIDS
- a CDS encoding HD domain-containing protein, which produces MKCEINNILIEKTKTFLKRKFDESKYLSGHPEEKAYRLEHSYRVANIGKAIAEKEDFSVTEMIIACLLHDVSYCEEFCGKEGWLNHGRNAAKIARPFLKELGLPEDRINDICYGIAIHVDDKADFDGERTPFALTVGDADNIDRFDVYRIYETLHNNNFKDMNISLKKDYVEKRLNELYKLLNMELGTKSAQELWKERLVFYIEFYEKLKEQLKISEDVF